The DNA segment CATCTGTGAGTCGAATGCGATGCTCAAAGCCCTTGGCTTCGCCACAATCCAGAGCGCTCTTGGAGAACACATCGTTGTAGTTAATAAGTAACTGAACTAATTCCTCTCTTGATGCTTGACTGATTTTACAGGGTTCGATGTCAATCTCTCCCAACCCTACATCTAGCAGTCTCTGCTTCAATTCCACGGAGTCGGTTGTGATGGGCTGCTTTCCTAGAGTTCCCCCTTCCATCTTGCAGGAGCCTTGGAAAACGGTTTGGCCGATAGGTTAGTGACTTTCATGGGCACCCACCTGTCGCCCCACATGGGTGTAATGACTCGAACCACCATGATATTTCGTGGCATGGTCTTGAATGATGTGGGTTCGACCACAATAGTGCTCCCTGGAGACATTGGCACGCTGTTGGGAAGCCTCCCCCATACTAGATGCTCTTGTTTAGCGAGGAGTGTGACAGCCTGGTTGAGTTTGACTGTCCCTATTTTTCTGGGCATTTCTTCACTCTGCCAACATGTCAGGTTAGTCATCATGTTCAAGAAGTATTCACCTGCAGGTGATGGCTGTAAAGTACATTCTGATATGAGTCTCCAGTACTCGTCAGTACCCTTCATTTGATGCGTAAGGTGTTTTATCAAGTTTGTACCGAGAATGAGATCATCATGCTgacctgggactaaacaactaATCCCATACACGTTAAGGTCAACTTCATACATGCATTTTGGTTGTGCCGTTTTCCCCCCTACACCAACGAGAATGACTGGCTCTGATAGTGGCTTCTTCTCTAGACTAATATTTTCCGCAAGCATTCTTTGTTCTGCTGCTTCGCTTAAAGTACAGGCCATGGAGCCAGTGTCAAGCATCCCTTTCAATTGGAACTGGTTATTTACAGTGACTGGGGCATGAAACAGTTCATCAAATGGCGTTACTCTTTGTATATTCTGCGCTATGACCCGAACCCCTTCTGGTGCCATATCGTCGTTCTAAATCTTCATCACACTCAAGGGTTTGTTTCTCTTGAGCCGCATATCCACCCTCCAAATGCGGGCCCGCTAGTTTAACGGCTCCGCTCCATTGGTTGCTCGTGTGTCCTCTTCACTGTATCTAGGCCCAGACTTCGGACAGTTTTTCTTCCAGTGACCTGACTCAAAGCATGACAAACACAGACCCTCCCTTCTACAGTGTGCAAGTGTAGAGTGGTTTGAACCGTTACACACCTTGCAATATTTCCTGTAAGAGTACCCTTGGTTAGGTGGGTGCTGCAGTCTTACTGTTGTCTGAGTGTTCTGCGTTAGCACACGATCAAGTAAGCTTATCAAGGTTTGCATgcagtttccttcagtttgattAGAGGGTGTGACAATTACCTCACTCTGGTTAGGAGACACTGGACAAGATGTCACTTCATCTTCAAGTACAGGCATCTGGACATGTGTGACCACCTGTCTCACAGCAGCAGGGTGCTTTGACCTGGTCAACATTTGGGCTTTCATTTCAGACTAATACTTATCTAGACGTTCTTGTATCTCAGCTGCTGTCCACCTATCAGCTTTTTTGAACTTTAAATCTGCAGAAAGAGAAGGATCTGGGCAGTGTTCACAAACATCATCATTACCTCTCGGCTGGAGTCCTCGGTGCTCCGACCCTGCCCCCTCAAACACTCGTCGGCCACATCTACTGCCTTGTTCAACCGGATCCAGTCCTCCATGGCATTTCTCCTAGTACTGGCAAAGTGTTATAAAGATCGGCAAGAGGCATGGATGAATATGTCAACTCACTGAAATGTTGTTTCAGTATATCTATTATCACTTTGGGGTTCTTGTGAGGTTTCAGAGATGTATTGCTGCGGAGTGTTATCTTTATGATGTCTCTAGCTCTCCCCATAAGCTTGGACATGATCTCCTGCAACTGTTCTATGACCGGCACACCCCTCTTTCTCAGGTAAACGTCcatgagtttctcccattcatgtACTGAGTACTTGTCAGACCCATCCCCTCTGAAACATAGAGGCTTTCTCACGTCCGACTGCATGACCAAGTTCATACCGAATAAATTATTAAGGGAGGGTGTGTCAGCGAATGTCTGGCCTCCACTGGAGCTCTGAGCATGTGCGCCGCTATCCTCCTTCCTCTCACCTTTCTTCCTAATTTGAGCTGATATAGACTGTCCTATCTGATGGGCGAGTTGTGTGATAAGATTTCCCAAGTCAGGACTGGCCACCTCTGAACTATCTGAGTGAGTGTCACTAGACATAATTACAGGAGCTGAGGGTGTGTCGTTAGGCACCCGAGTAGAGCAAAACTTTGGTGAATCTACATCTATAGTTCTAGCTGGGGTCTGAGGCAACTCCCTGGAAAACCTCCCTCTCCCAAGAACCAGTTCAAGCTCATCACCGAAGACATGGTCTCCTTTTCCAACAATATAAGTCATTCACTATCAATATACACAAATGAAATATGTATCAACAATTTCAAATGAATCAGTTAATCTAAGAGATATACCTAACAAAACATTAGCTTTTTTCCCCCTTGCGTGTATAAGAGATTTCACTTCCAACCTATTTATAGCATAGCAACTCCCGGCGACCAAGCTGGTGTTGATCAACGACGATTCACAATGATCCACGCTGATCTGGGTCATGGCACCAATGTAACCGGTTCTGCACCGGTACCTTTCTGCATTGTGTTCTGGTAAGGTGTAGGTGGAAGATAAGGCTTTGGACACAATTCAGCCGGTTGTCTCTCTTTTAATGACAGCATGGAATGGATACAAATACAAGGCAAAAGTTACTGCTGCAGTCTGGACTCCATACAAGTATATTTGCCTCTCCTCCTCACGCTCTGAGCAAACTGAGGAGTAAGAGCATGGCTCCCGTTGATGACATCACAGCATTAACACAATTTAGAaaagaaatacaataaaataattcACTCTTGAAAGTAATGTAATACATCttaaaataataaattaaaataaatataatattttcGGTGAAATACATAAAGTATATTTTACATCTGTTACACAGGCAATCAATCACTGATCTGGAAATTATTACTATGAACTCATTCCAATCTTGCAATGAATTATCAGATACTTATGCTGCGTTTTTAACCAAGTGGGAGATGTGAATTTACCAGTTGTGATGTCATAACTAGTTGGATGCATTCCCGTGCTTTGAACTCGTTGAGAAACGGcgattggctaatggccaacaagctgcataaacaataaactaaaagtacagctatcatgcttgtaaacaaactatagtgttcaaaaaccatattaatagattgctttttataagtaatgttttgttgttgcatttaactgaAGAAAATGCAATTATCGAGGTAATTTTCGTAGTAGATGACatcagaggtcagcatgtgggagcTCAGGATGATAGAcaagtttcccactagtaattaccagttggagggccgTTCAAGTGGAATCTTCCCAGTCATATATGGTGAATTACCACTTGGTTAGTGAACACAGCATTAGGTTGCGATCCCTTGCTCAGACAGtacatgcatcaaccaatgaGTGTGTCAGGaaccagattgctataacatatgtggttagctgatacttatccaggcgttgtaagatctggcatgcctCAGCAAAGCCTGGTCAGAGGAACACACCCTTAATCTTGTGCCAATAAAACTGATTGTGGTttctatggctgcgtttacacaagcatcccaattctgatcttttgcccaaaaTCTGATCTGATTGAGCAAAAGGCCAATGAGTGGGAAAAaaacagaattgggctgcctgtttaaaCGCAGTCATATCTGTCTTATCAGATCagtaggcaggtttccattgacccaggctTATTCAGCAAAAGCAATGTTTCAAAAAATATCATTGCTACAAGTGTAGAAATGGCAGATATAGGATATATTTTCTGAAGATTGACACAATTTTTATCCGTTTGACATGGGCCGATTTTTATTTGGTCAAACTTCTTGCATGAtggaaactgttttttttttcaaataaacGATGATTCACAAATAATTCTGAAGGTAGAACATCATCCAGTAGGTCTAACTATAAAGTTCCACTGCATTTATTTAGAAATGCCTACTGCTTGCAAAATCATTTTTTTCTgctataaaatgttttatttgcaggacaaggattgtccagactttcaagaatgcctgaattgaTTTGGCTTGCTTTTATGGTTGACTGGATGGATGCAAGTTTCACCGTTCAATTTTTTCAGATCTAGAGGAGTGCAATTATAATATGGCATGAGACAATTATTGCATTCTGTCCATGCTGGCTTTCgagggctacctgagacatgaaacagataggtggcAGTGCATACAGGCTGTCTCAAATGTATTAATTCGcatttttagcaatttttttgaaaacgTACTGTTGCAGGAAATTCAATTGTCGCGACTATTTGTTTATGtcaactttctaaatgtaattttttttaacaaaaaaatCACTGGAAAAGTAATGGAATAGCTAGTGATCTCATGGAAGGAAGAAAGCAATACGGCATTTCCAGAGTATTTGAACAGGTACAGAAAGAGACTTAAGCTTGTTTGGAATTGGAACTTTCCCATTTCTTATTCATCGCTTAGAAGTGTTGTAAATTCAACATCAAATCAACTGGGATATAGGGTACTATGGGGCGAGATGCACCCTGGGGTAAGACGTGCCCTCCCCCCTGTaactcacaacaacaaaaaaatcaacagTTCCTCTGGCTGCCGCTATTCTTGATCAACTACAAATGTCCTCTGTTTCAACATTTTTGAAGTCATTCCATCAAAACAATTGAGTTTAATTGATTTAATTATTTATAATTTAGAAAAAGTTGTAGATATAATCCAATGAAGTTAGATACATATGGTTATATATACACATGTAAGGAAGCCTTAAGATAAATCATCCATTTGTTTAAAGAGAAGCATTTTGTTTTTTTAGTAAAGTAGTAATATGTTAGCTTAGTATGTTGAGGGCAGGAATCCGCCTGCCACACCAATGCGGCAAGATATCTCTTTATGGTTGATCATTTGTTTCTAGCTGTAATTTAGGCACTGGCTagccaagttagctagctagcaacctcACCAGCAGAAAGTCCGAGGTGAaataaatgctagccagctagcatAATATGTCTATCATAGCCAGCTAATCCCCCAGTTAGCAGgaataggggttagggtcagaataGGGTTTACGGTTAGGCTAGGTTCAGAATAGGAGTTAGGTTCAGGGTCAGTTCTCCACCATTCCTAAGATAATTCTGGTTTATTTTTAGATGAGTTAACAAGAAAATATCTGATTATGGAGGCTATGGCGAAGAGGCGCTTCGTTGTGCCCTGAATGCTATTGAACATGGGCAGGGCATTAAGGCAGCTGCCCGGGCTTTTAATGTGCCACCCAAAACCCTGAGGCGCCACTGAGACAAGCAGGTCAAAACCCAGGCCACGGCCATTTGGGTGGGTAACCAGTCTTCAGTGGTTCTTTAGAATGAGACCTGGTGAGTCATACCCCAAAAATGGAAAGAGCCCTGGGATGTCCCAAAACTTACTTTTGACCTGGCGGAGAGGATGGGAATCCAAAACACATTGAATAAGGAAAGGCAGTTGGCAGGCATAGACTGGTTTTAACAGTTTTATTTAGCGGCACCCAGGATAAGCCATCCTTATATCCCACAAGCAACCAGTCTGGCTCAAGCTGAAGGCTTCACACCCACCATGATCTCTACCCCTGCCACAACTTCCACAGGTCTCCAGTGACCTTCCTCCAAATGTTGGTTAGAAAGGGAAACGTCAGCACACATTTTAGGATAgcgtattttatttaactaggcaagtcagtagagaacaaattcttatttacaatgaccacctaccccggccaaaccctaacaacgctgggccaaattgtgcgccaccctacgggactcccaatcacggccggttgaaccagggtctgtagtgacgcctctcgcactgaaatgcagtgccttagaccgctgcgccactcgggagcccattatAATTGAACCAATAGTCATGAGTTCCTGTTCAAAAGTACCAGGTCTACAAACAGCGGCCATATTGCAGTCGCCCCCCAGGCCAAGGAAAATGCCAAGTCAGCTACAGTCGACATCGTCACCCCACAAGAGGTTCCTGGAggacaaggcaaaaaaaaaaaaaagcaaagggAGAACGAAACCTGTGACGCTTGTTCTGTTACCAGATACAGTGCAAATACTGGCCTCATGAGCTATGCTGAAATTTAACTGGGGTGGGATTCATTCGTGACCTGTCAGAGGGGAAATGCCAGTGTTATGAAATGTTTAATCAGTTATGTTTTAATGAATGTGCCAAAAATATTAAACTGATGGGAACAGTTTAATCTTGAACTGCTGGGATTTTAAATCTTGCCTTAGTCTAGTTAAACTGTACATAAGCGTTAGAAAGGTATGCATTTTTGCAGGTGATGTATGAAAGACACTGAAACCAAGGCATAATCTTTGGGGTATATTCCCCTGATGGGCacttccttaaaaaaaaaaatgtataattacaTTTGAACTAAAATGTAAACTGCTGCCATTATCCTGGATTGTTACCTAAGCATGGCCATCAGCCACCTACAATCTCTAAACTTGGCTTGTGTCAATTTGATCTTGGGGTGGGCTACTGCTGAAAAAGTATAGCCAACAATAATCAGGTTCACTTATGACAATCTTTCAAATAGCTTTACCATTGCATGAACACCTGCTGTGACTATCATTAGCAAACTAATTATGCCAAGAGAAGAAAGTGTTACAGTTCAAGAGTAAACAGGACACTGGGTAGTCCAGAACACGAAGTCGCAAAACACTGAGCACTCACATTGTGATCATCTTCTTACAACCAGATGGTCACCTCTTGGCTATTTTGTGTAGATACCGGCTCCGCACTACTGGATTTAGGGTACAGCTCATCAGGATCATAGCATTTTGACAACCATTAGACACAAAAACCATTGTAAAGTACTCATTTTATTGAAACATGCTCAAGTCAAAGGACTTCAAATCCATACTGGGTGGAGGGGTTGTAGTTTCCAGCACTTCTCTAAATGTACTGTGATGCACACCCTTCAGGCCACCAACAATTAGATGGCTGTGGAGACAGAAAAGACAGCCATCCCTGTAACAGGTTGAAGAATTGTTAGTAACATGCATCTCATTGCCGTTGggggatgttacagtaaaatgaCCGCCAAtaaccagcacacacacacacctgacaagCAAAGTGTTCCAGACCATTACACCAACCAGTCAACTGAACACATAACACAATGACAGATGAGTAGGTTACAGGTTCAAGTTCATTTGGCATCCAATCTGATACATTTATAAATGTAAACTATAGTCGTCAATGCCAAAATCACCAACCTTGTTTTACAGTAGGATATTTTACAAATTCACTGGGGATCCGGGTTTCAGAGTATTCCACTATTGTGAGCGGTCCAAGAACAGAGTTTTGAACCAGGCCCTGGGGTCCTgagaacaaaaaaaatgaattacTTCAAGCTGCATTCCCATCAGAAACTCAAGAGTGATCAGCTCAAATGAATATGGAACTAAACAGTTCATTCAGGCTTGAAATGAAGTGCCTCAAAATACCTGAATCCACACCCCTCTTCAACCGAGGCTTGCAACTCGAGTCACAGCACTTGCAGAGGTCACTTTGAGACGGGTCATCCAGCAGCTCCCATCTATGAATAAAAAAAGTTGGCTGTTGCATTGGCACTAACGTCATTATGGCCCAATGTTAAAGAATGTGACCAATACTTACTCTCCAGTCTCTTTAATGTAGTGGCAGGCCTTCTTTTCTATATCAAAAACCTCAGGGTCCCATGCAACAAGCTTACAATGAATATACACCTGGGGTGAAAGAGAACAGTCAAGAGCTACAGTATGAAAACAACCCAGTCATACCGAGAACTTGTGGTCCACTCACTTCCTCGCCTAGGGCAAACTTGAAGGACTGCAGGTAAAGCAGAATAGCAGACGAGTGGTACCTAGGCAGGAACCTGGAGTTCCCAGTCTTCCCATCAGCAAGGCAACTGAAAATGCATTGTGCAATGAGCAGACAAACAGAACTTCCATCCAGCAAATAATCAAACTTTAAAATGTATTCCATACTTTAATGGGATGAATCCCCCCAGTGCACATTTAGGCTtcgccctagcactacacagcagattcaaataatcaaagcttgatgacgaGTTGGTCATTTGAGTaggctgtgtagtgctaggcagtcaaaaaccaaaacatggCCATAGCCAGGTCTGGTACATACCCCTTGTTGGTGATGATGGGGTACACCAGGCTCGCAGACTGCAGTTCTGGTGTTGTGGCCGCCACACACTCCTCCAAGAGCAGCAGCAAGGGCTGATGGTCCTTCTGATCCACTGCTGCCCAGATGGGGATGAAAGAGCCCAGGGGAAACAGGCTGGTCTTAGCCAGACCAGTAAGGTCTTCTACATGCAACAGAGGGGAAGGGGCGCAATGCTCATACGTACTGTACAGCCACAGGTTTCAACTAGCTTTGGGCAGTGTCCTCTGCTAGGAATTtctttaccaggtaagttgactgaacaTATTCTTACAATAATTGATGTTGTATGAGTCACTCACCATTGAGGAGTGCCATGTGGAAAACCAATCCTCCATGACCCTCAGCACTACCATAGGCAGGGATAAGGAATGGGGGAATCCACCCCTCAGGTCTACATACAAGGGGGAATGTTTGGTTTAATAATGAAGGTGGCAAAGGCTTAGGAAGATTTGATTCCAACACCAtagctacagtacactacacccaaTAGAGCCCTAAAACGCAActcagttccactgcattttgttagtcattcccctctaatcagggactgatttagacctgggacaccaggtgtgtgcaattaatgatAAAGTAGAACCGAAAGACAGCAGGCGCCAGACCTcttagggtaagagttgagtacccctggcaTAGATGGTTACCTTATGTAAACACACTTAATATGGTGACTAATAGCAGCAGGTTTGGGCTTTCGGTCAGGTCTGTAAGTCAGGTTGGTTGAATAGATGTGTTTTTTGCCAGTCACCTAGGGAACAGAAGGAGAAGCATTAGTCGTCACAGGATCCAAAAGGGCATACATTGGGTCAAGAGTTAGACATTACCCGTTTCTTGATGGCACAGCCATTGAGGTTGTAGTGGAATGTCGCCATCCCTTCTCCCGTGGGAAGAACAGAAAATGTGGACggaacacagtgtccaaggaaaaGACGGGCAGCATTTTCAACCAACTCTGGACTGACCTTCCATGTCACTTTAATGGAGTGTTTCTCACAATCCACATTAAAATCTAAAAATATAAATTTGATAATGTCATCATTCACATCTCAAGGGTCAGCATGCGATAAGTAGCCTATTCAAGTTCACATGGTCTCAGCGGTACGTAATCATATTATGCGTTCATTATTAGACGTACCTTCATTGGCAGCgcttgctgctacaacagccaaAACAATTGCACATTGCCAAAGGAGAGACATGACTGATTGATCTAGGAGTGCCTACAAACTAGAAATATTTATGGACCAATTGATCCTAATCATCTTAATTCTGAACACCTGTGAGAGGTCAAGGAGCGATAATTATAGACCTAAAAACTTACCAACGTCATCAGTTTTGGTATTTCCTGGTCTGAAAACATCCTTGAATTTTTATGGGTTTTAAAAGTAAAAATTGTAATAGTCACATCTTTTCCCCATAAAGTAGTCTGCAAAGCGGAACCTATGTCTCACAAAACACGATGGACGGACGGAATAGTGACTTACACAGGAAATAAAGTTGAATCAAAAAGATTGAACAATCTGGTTTGCTCAATTTGACAGTACCACACTAAGTGTGGATTAGGTATTTTTTACATCGATTTAAAGCGTATTTTATGCGACAGTCAAAATGCTGATCAAGGTTAAGGTAAGACCAGCCATTTAATTGGTGGCCAAGCCCGCTAGTTTACATACTGAATGATCATCTCATCACCGATCTAGCTATCTGCCGTAGCTAAATATATGAATAGATCTGAAAAGCGCTATATAGTGGGCATCGCAGCAGGCCATTGGCATTGAAACAGTCATCCCCGTATCGAATGCAGAGTTCGCTAACGTtaactatactgaaccaaaatataaacgccaCAAGCAACGGTTAAAGATTTTTCTaagttacatttcatataaggaaatcagtcaattgaattaaattcattaggcaccaatctatggatttcacaggactgggcaggggcgcagccatgggtgggactgggagggcaggggcgcagccatggatgGGACTGGGAGGgcaagccaatcagaatgagtttttccccacaatagggctttattacagacataaatactcctcagtttcatcagctgtcagggtCCCTCAGGTGAAGCCAGATGTGGacgtcctgggctggcgtggttacacgtggtctgcggttgtgaggccggttggacgtactgccaaattctctaaaatgatgtttatggtagagaaattaacagtcaattctctggcaaaaaaaaaagctttggtggactttcctgcagtcagcatggcaattgcacgctccctcaaaacttgacacatctgtggcattgtgttgagagaaaactgcacattttagagcagccttttattgtccctagcacaaggtgtcAAAGTGGATTGTTTGGATTGttttggcaaaggataaatgctaactaacagggatttaaacaaatttgtgcaaaaaaagagagaaataagctttttgtttagcgagaaacatttgtttttttagTAAAGTAGTAAATGCTAGGTTAGTATGTTGAGGGCAGGATGCCCCGGCTATGCGGCAAGATATCTCCTCTTTATGGTTGATCATTTGTTTCTAGCTGTAATTTAAGCACCGGCTAGCCCAGTTCGCAACCTCACTAACAGAAAGTCTGAGGTGAaataaatgctagccagctagatagCATAATATAATGTCtgttagcatagctagctagttcCCAGTTAGCAGGGTCAGAGTTAGAATAGGGTTCAGGTTTGGGGCCAGGGTTAGGATTagaataggggttagggttattgtCAATTGGCGATGCCTATAATAAATGTCAGCAAGCAATCAAGTTAACCACTGCCATCTGTGTGTTTTGCTATGTTAACAACCTCCAGCTGCAAGTGTAACTGGTTCTACACCGGTCCCTTTCTGCGTTGTGTTCTGGTAAGGTGTAGGTGGAAGATAAGGCTCTGGACACAATTCAGCCGGTTCTCTCTCTTTTAATGACAGCACGGAATGGATACAAATACAAGGCAAAAGTAAGTTACTGCTGCAGTCTGGACTCCATACAAGTATATTTGCCTCTCCTCATCACACTCTGAGCAAACTGAGGAGTAAGAGCATGGCTCCTGCTGATGACATCACAGCATTAACACAATTTAGAaaagaaatacaataaaatagttCACTCTTGAAAGCAATGTAATACATCTTAAAATAAccttaaaataatacattaaaataaaTATGAGGGATTTTCGGTGAAATacataaagtacattttacaCCTGTTACATTCACCCCTCCTGAATTTCACCAAAATCCTGAATGCATATCAAACAAGGTATGGAACACAAGGGACACTAAACTCTACTGAGTCACTACTGGCACAAGTGAACACCAAGATCTCATCTTTGGTCTCTGCTATACAAGCTATCTGCAGGCAGATTCAGAGGAATCTAAGGTTGATCAGGCCTGAGAACCTCCTGGACAAATACGATGCCAAGATCATCATACAACACTCGTCCTCACATCACATTATCCCTTGACACCATTCTACACATTACTTAGATGGCTTTACATATCCATGAATATTCCTCAGAACAGAAGAAATAAAGAAAACCTTTTTTTAAAACCGAGTTAGAGACTGGGACTTCTTTCCTAGTGTGGTGGCTCAGCCCTCCATAGTGAATGGTCTCTGAGCCATTGTCTCAATAAGTCGATTTACAGATTTCACTACCCTGCCAGTGTGTGTTCTGACCACATCTTGCGAATTTCGTGAACCCGGTCTTTGTAAGTCTTGGTCACTAGCTAAATCAGCTGGTGCAATTGAGTCAGGAATACCTGAAGGTTCTGTGTCAGGGACTACAGCTACCCTGTCATAGTCAGGAATGCTAATAGCTGTCTCATTATCGCGAGATAGCTGAGCTTGACGGTCTTGATTTGGATTGTCCCTGCAGCTGTACGCTGACTGTTCTTGCTCCATCTCATCTCtgactgtctcctgtctctcgGAAGATTCCTGACTTGCAGGGTCATATACTCCACTGAGTATCCATGAACTGGTCATATCTCCAGAGCTTTCCTCTTCATCAAAGCCTTAAAGGTCCATTGACTGACGCTCataaattcattaggcaccaatctatggatttcacaggactgggcaggggcgcagccatgggtgggactGGGAGGGCAAGTGCTCAGCCACAGGGGAGCCAGgccaagccaatcagaatgagtttttccccacaaaagggctttattacagacataaatactcctcagtttcatcagctgtcagggtccctcaggtgaagaagccagatgtggacgtcctgggctggcgttgtcacacatggtctgcggttgtgatgccagttggacgtactgccaaattctctaaaataacattggaggcggcttatggtagagaaattaacattaaattatctgccaACAGCTTtggtgtacattcctgcagtcagcatgacaattgcacgctccctaaaaacttgacacatctgtggcattgtgttgtgtgacaaaatattTTAGAGCAGCCTTTTATAGTCCTTAAGTGGATGGATtgttttggcaaaggagaaatgctcactagtagggatttaaacaaattcatgcaaaaaaaattgagaaataagctttttgtgcttaaaAATGTCTGCCATCTTTtatatcagctcatgaaacattagaccaacactttccatgttgaatttatatttttgttcagtataactaATTTACTTTAGGTAGCTAACTAACTATAGGCTAGCTGGGTGTTACTGCCTAACTAAATTCAATTGTATGGCCTATGTCCTACATTTGAGCTTCTTTGCTCACCCAGTCTACATCTTAATCCAGACAGGATACAAGGCCTCACTTAGTACAATAAACAGGTGCTGTAGAACCATAGCCATTACCCACTAATTTAGGCCAGACCTTATAAGATGTTGCTGTTTAGTGCAATATGGTATTTTATGCTCTAAAATGATCAGTTGTTTTACCGTTACAGACTCTCACTGGCAAAGAAATAGAGATCGACATTGAGCCCACAGACAAGGTatgaaacatctacattaatctCATGGATTTGCTTTCTATGTGTAATATTTGGATTACTCATGTCAGCATACATTGCTGGGGAGTGACGTCCTAGTAAAGACATTTAGCTTATATGCTCTCTTGTACACATGAAGGTGGAGAGAATTAAAGAAAGagtggaggagaaagaggggattcCACCTCAACAACAAAGACTCATCTACAGTGGAAAACAGATGTTAGTGATTAACCCTTCCATCACAATCTTGTCATGAAACATCAGCTCCATTTAATCAAGTGGTGGTATTACATCTTGGATGTTTTATCTGCTCCCATCCCTCAGGAACGATGAGAAGACTG comes from the Salmo trutta chromosome 21, fSalTru1.1, whole genome shotgun sequence genome and includes:
- the LOC115157326 gene encoding NEDD8; amino-acid sequence: MLIKVKTLTGKEIEIDIEPTDKVERIKERVEEKEGIPPQQQRLIYSGKQMNDEKTAADYKIQGGSVLHLVLALRGGLVCHCNRIQLIV
- the LOC115157325 gene encoding uncharacterized protein LOC115157325 isoform X2; the protein is MSLLWQCAIVLAVVAASAANEDFNVDCEKHSIKVTWKVSPELVENAARLFLGHCVPSTFSVLPTGEGMATFHYNLNGCAIKKRVTGKKHIYSTNLTYRPDRKPKPAAISHHIKCVYIRPEGWIPPFLIPAYGSAEGHGGLVFHMALLNEDLTGLAKTSLFPLGSFIPIWAAVDQKDHQPLLLLLEECVAATTPELQSASLVYPIITNKGCLADGKTGNSRFLPRYHSSAILLYLQSFKFALGEEVYIHCKLVAWDPEVFDIEKKACHYIKETGEWELLDDPSQSDLCKCCDSSCKPRLKRGVDSGPQGLVQNSVLGPLTIVEYSETRIPSEFVKYPTVKQVDWLV
- the LOC115157325 gene encoding uncharacterized protein LOC115157325 isoform X1, with protein sequence MSLLWQCAIVLAVVAASAANEDFNVDCEKHSIKVTWKVSPELVENAARLFLGHCVPSTFSVLPTGEGMATFHYNLNGCAIKKRVTGKKHIYSTNLTYRPDRKPKPAAISHHIKCVYIRPEGWIPPFLIPAYGSAEGHGGLVFHMALLNEDLTGLAKTSLFPLGSFIPIWAAVDQKDHQPLLLLLEECVAATTPELQSASLVYPIITNKGCLADGKTGNSRFLPRYHSSAILLYLQSFKFALGEEVYIHCKLVAWDPEVFDIEKKACHYIKETGEWELLDDPSQSDLCKCCDSSCKPRLKRGVDSGPQGLVQNSVLGPLTIVEYSETRIPSEFVKYPTVKQGMAVFSVSTAI